The Lactuca sativa cultivar Salinas chromosome 2, Lsat_Salinas_v11, whole genome shotgun sequence genome includes a window with the following:
- the LOC111908476 gene encoding uncharacterized protein LOC111908476, producing the protein MSKVMRSDRKPPLALRSPVRLRPRRPLQSTANNLQTPSGFSTKSRVPKQSIKTEEPELRPEYHTISSELKALTKMVQENLRGSTDTNQVSNVAYHESPLFERGKLYEEYSARRNERLKRKRGESEVEKNTPCKQYLGVRNESAKKTDVKKFESGRKMITPLVDRKEVGSTMKKEVGSTMRYSLRSSCKENKKPPLGMSFDRSMEGTVEKKTITVRRTARKGY; encoded by the exons ATGTCAAAGGTGATGCGGTCAGATCGGAAACCACCGCTGGCGTTAAGATCTCCGGTGAGGCTTCGTCCCCGCCGCCCTCTTCAGTCAACTGCAAATAATCTTCAAACCCCATCAG GTTTTTCAACAAAATCCCGTGTGCCCAAACAATCGATCAAAACAGAAGAACCTGAACTACGCCCAGAATACCACACAATTTCTTCTGAATTAAAAGCTCTAACAAAAATGGTTCAAGAAAATCTAAGAGGGTCCACTGACACAAATCAAGTTTCAAATGTTGCTTATCATGAAAGTCCTTTATTTGAAAGGGGAAAGTTGTATGAAGAGTATTCTGCAAGAAGAAACGAAAggctaaaaagaaaaagaggggAATCTGAGGTAGAGAAAAATACCCCGTGTAAACAGTATCTTGGGGTTAGGAATGAGTCAGCAAAGAAAACAGATGTGAAGAAATTTGAGAGTGGAAGGAAGATGATAACCCCATTGGTGGATAGGAAAGAAGTGGGGTCCACAATGAAGAAAGAAGTGGGGTCCACAATGAGGTATTCATTGAGAAGTAGTTGCAAAGAGAATAAGAAACCGCCTTTGGGTATGAGTTTTGATAGATCGATGGAAGGAACTGTGGAAAAGAAAACTATTACAGTTAGAAGAACTGCAAGAAAAGGGTATTAG